The Ignavibacteriota bacterium genome has a window encoding:
- a CDS encoding energy transducer TonB: MAATAIRYGAIELKESAQRFWVTGFIISLAIHSMILSAFHLDLFHVGTDVRNITMRPLTIDPRIRLDPRIPGITTPPPATAGTPRIHSERANPVAVPDEKADPEKELATQEQMALQVDPIANGAGEGSGAGTGIITMPGPGDETPVPFEAVEKIPEIITRVTPTYPPLAVRAGIEGRVVVQMLIGKDGHVHEAAVVRSSADCLNDAALEAARGFLFTPAYMNNGPVAVWITVPFNFRLR, from the coding sequence ATGGCTGCCACGGCTATCCGGTACGGAGCGATCGAACTGAAGGAATCGGCCCAGCGGTTCTGGGTCACCGGGTTCATCATCTCGCTCGCGATCCACTCAATGATCCTCAGTGCGTTCCACCTGGATCTGTTCCATGTCGGGACCGACGTGAGGAATATCACCATGCGTCCTCTCACGATCGATCCGCGGATCCGTCTTGACCCGCGGATCCCGGGTATCACGACGCCTCCACCTGCCACGGCTGGGACACCGCGTATTCACAGCGAGCGCGCGAATCCTGTTGCAGTCCCGGATGAGAAGGCAGATCCGGAGAAAGAGCTTGCGACCCAGGAGCAGATGGCGTTGCAGGTGGACCCGATCGCCAACGGAGCGGGTGAGGGCTCAGGAGCAGGAACAGGCATCATCACAATGCCGGGTCCGGGCGACGAGACACCGGTGCCGTTCGAAGCGGTGGAGAAGATCCCTGAGATCATCACACGCGTCACACCGACGTACCCGCCCCTTGCTGTCAGGGCAGGGATCGAAGGACGTGTCGTTGTGCAGATGCTCATCGGGAAGGATGGCCATGTGCATGAGGCAGCGGTCGTGCGGTCGTCGGCCGACTGTTTGAACGATGCTGCTCTCGAAGCAGCCCGCGGCTTCCTGTTCACTCCCGCGTACATGAACAACGGCCCCGTTGCCGTATGGATCACCGTACCCTTCAACTTCAGACTGCGGTAG
- a CDS encoding zf-HC2 domain-containing protein produces MNTCEHYEEALSAYIDGALSDTACAELFAHLGACASCRRSFAAMSLIRTRLAAAPAPEVPERLDRRIRRLHAAPAARVSRLRTVWTQRFTIPAPAFALALLIASITILASVLWLKTTPATAGEQQVMYIMSMPAVEVEGVPDHSSSRVQ; encoded by the coding sequence ATGAACACCTGTGAGCATTATGAAGAAGCATTGAGTGCCTACATCGACGGCGCGCTGAGCGATACTGCATGCGCAGAACTCTTCGCGCACCTTGGCGCATGCGCATCATGCAGACGGTCCTTCGCGGCGATGTCCCTGATCCGGACCCGCCTTGCCGCGGCACCTGCACCGGAGGTGCCCGAGCGCCTGGACCGCCGCATTCGCCGGCTTCATGCTGCGCCGGCTGCGCGGGTATCGCGGTTGCGAACGGTCTGGACGCAGCGCTTCACCATACCGGCCCCGGCATTCGCTCTTGCGCTGCTGATCGCCTCCATAACGATCCTTGCATCCGTTCTGTGGCTGAAAACAACACCGGCGACCGCCGGAGAACAACAGGTCATGTATATCATGAGCATGCCGGCAGTGGAAGTGGAAGGCGTGCCGGATCATTCCTCTTCACGTGTTCAATAG
- a CDS encoding energy transducer TonB, which produces MKIIIGLIGASIIACSSVGIAQEGAQDVAQVVAPGGKTTGQQQVPDNVLVDVQPAVIKRVEPVYPHDALAKGSEGKVWVKILVDTAGRPAQVEILQSENEYFDQASITAARQWVFSPALKDGRPVAVWITLPFKFKLADKEGTDRSQRGAPQGSHQAEEFLKKVDMIFSGDQSARATIHPEAYLVDGARFVSLHEALFGKEKGKCFAGETKRQRSFMKATIADDGTSALLVLGTGDAKKGGQRWHTIAWSREKGGEWKVTHWHTTR; this is translated from the coding sequence ATGAAGATCATCATCGGCCTCATCGGAGCAAGCATCATCGCCTGCTCATCGGTCGGGATCGCCCAGGAAGGTGCCCAGGATGTCGCCCAGGTCGTTGCGCCGGGTGGAAAGACAACGGGACAGCAGCAGGTCCCGGACAATGTCCTTGTCGATGTACAACCCGCCGTCATCAAACGAGTGGAGCCCGTCTATCCGCACGATGCACTGGCAAAAGGAAGCGAAGGGAAGGTGTGGGTCAAGATCCTGGTGGACACTGCGGGGCGGCCAGCCCAGGTGGAGATCCTGCAGTCAGAGAACGAGTACTTCGATCAGGCCAGCATCACGGCAGCACGCCAATGGGTCTTCTCTCCAGCACTGAAGGACGGCAGACCTGTGGCCGTCTGGATCACGCTGCCCTTCAAGTTCAAATTGGCCGATAAGGAAGGCACGGACCGGTCACAGCGTGGCGCGCCCCAAGGATCCCACCAGGCCGAGGAGTTCTTGAAAAAGGTGGACATGATCTTCTCCGGCGACCAGTCGGCCCGGGCAACGATCCATCCGGAAGCCTATCTCGTGGATGGTGCCCGGTTCGTGAGCCTGCATGAAGCGTTGTTCGGGAAGGAAAAGGGGAAGTGTTTTGCAGGGGAAACGAAGCGTCAGCGGTCGTTCATGAAGGCAACGATCGCGGATGATGGGACATCAGCACTGCTTGTTCTCGGGACAGGGGATGCGAAAAAGGGAGGGCAGCGCTGGCATACGATCGCCTGGAGCCGCGAAAAGGGCGGGGAGTGGAAGGTCACCCATTGGCATACGACACGCTAG
- a CDS encoding Re/Si-specific NAD(P)(+) transhydrogenase subunit alpha, whose translation MKIGILKETRPGETRVALIPALLPALIRDTHEVIFETGAGTASGLADDLYAKAGARVVKTAASVYKEADIIFKVQPPATTGARGKSEADLLREGTTYIGYMAPLANPDLVKAFEKKKITAFAMEYVPRITRAQSMDALSSMATIAGYKAVLLATEHLGKMFPLLMTAAGTIPPATVLILGAGVAGLQAIATAKRLGAKVEAFDPRPAVKDQVKSLGATFVEMEMPADAETKGGYAKEMSAEFLKKEQEAIAARLPKVDVVICTAQVFGKRAPLLITKAMLGAMRPGTVIVDLAAEQGGNCELTQAGEVVHHQGVAIVGAVNLPATIPSDASLMYSKNVTNLFATLFPKGASTPNFEDEVTVGACITREGAIANESVRAALSPTKAAQAARPTKAAKAPKKK comes from the coding sequence ATGAAAATCGGTATCCTGAAGGAAACCCGCCCAGGTGAAACACGGGTGGCTCTCATCCCGGCCCTCCTCCCTGCTCTTATTCGGGATACGCACGAGGTCATCTTCGAAACAGGCGCCGGAACCGCTTCCGGGCTGGCGGACGATCTGTATGCAAAAGCCGGAGCCAGGGTCGTAAAGACGGCTGCATCGGTGTACAAAGAGGCGGACATCATCTTCAAGGTCCAACCCCCGGCCACAACCGGCGCGCGGGGCAAGAGCGAGGCGGATCTCCTCCGCGAGGGCACGACATACATCGGTTACATGGCCCCGCTGGCGAATCCGGACCTGGTCAAGGCCTTCGAGAAGAAGAAGATCACCGCCTTCGCCATGGAATACGTTCCGCGCATCACCCGTGCCCAGAGCATGGATGCCCTCAGCTCGATGGCGACGATCGCCGGGTACAAAGCGGTCCTCCTTGCGACCGAACACCTCGGGAAGATGTTCCCGCTCCTTATGACCGCCGCCGGCACGATCCCGCCGGCAACGGTGCTCATCCTCGGTGCCGGCGTCGCGGGCCTTCAGGCGATCGCTACGGCGAAACGTCTCGGCGCAAAAGTGGAAGCCTTCGACCCCCGCCCCGCCGTGAAGGATCAGGTGAAGAGCCTCGGCGCAACATTCGTGGAGATGGAGATGCCCGCGGATGCGGAGACGAAGGGCGGTTACGCGAAGGAAATGTCAGCCGAGTTCCTCAAAAAGGAACAGGAAGCGATCGCCGCACGCCTCCCGAAAGTGGATGTGGTGATCTGTACGGCCCAGGTCTTCGGCAAGCGCGCACCACTCCTGATCACAAAGGCGATGCTTGGCGCGATGCGCCCCGGCACGGTGATCGTGGACCTGGCCGCGGAGCAGGGCGGCAACTGCGAACTCACACAGGCCGGCGAAGTCGTCCATCACCAGGGTGTCGCGATCGTCGGAGCAGTGAACCTCCCCGCGACCATCCCGTCCGATGCCAGCTTGATGTACTCCAAGAACGTCACGAATCTCTTCGCCACCCTGTTCCCGAAAGGGGCGTCCACGCCGAACTTCGAGGATGAGGTGACCGTTGGCGCATGCATCACGCGGGAGGGCGCGATCGCGAATGAGAGCGTTCGTGCAGCCCTGAGCCCGACCAAAGCAGCACAGGCCGCACGGCCCACAAAAGCAGCAAAGGCCCCGAAGAAGAAGTAA
- a CDS encoding RNA polymerase sigma factor — translation MDMATDAQLLERLLRGDTRSLGEIYVRYRVPLFRFCLRMVRDTARAEDAVHDTFVKLARQHTGILRPESLKPWLFRVARNEIYMVTRRAAPMPLAEAEEVLDPSTPHDILERAERDTVVHLMLEALRPEYREVLMLREFEEMHYAEIAMITGSTESAVKSRLFKARQALAGLMAGSQKERIR, via the coding sequence ATGGATATGGCAACAGACGCACAGCTTCTGGAGCGGCTCCTCCGGGGCGATACGCGGTCGCTGGGCGAGATCTACGTTCGCTACCGTGTCCCCCTCTTCAGATTCTGTCTGCGTATGGTCAGGGATACTGCCCGCGCCGAAGATGCCGTCCATGATACCTTCGTCAAGCTCGCCCGCCAGCACACCGGTATCCTGAGGCCGGAATCGCTCAAGCCGTGGCTGTTCCGGGTTGCCCGCAACGAGATCTACATGGTGACGCGCCGGGCAGCACCGATGCCTCTGGCGGAGGCGGAGGAGGTCCTGGACCCATCAACGCCACATGACATCCTCGAACGGGCCGAACGCGATACCGTTGTTCACCTGATGCTGGAGGCGCTCCGGCCGGAGTACCGGGAGGTCCTCATGCTCCGGGAGTTTGAAGAGATGCACTACGCAGAGATCGCCATGATCACCGGGTCCACGGAGAGTGCGGTGAAGTCAAGATTGTTCAAAGCACGGCAGGCACTGGCAGGGCTGATGGCCGGATCGCAGAAGGAGCGGATACGATGA
- the glgP gene encoding alpha-glucan family phosphorylase translates to MDQAIQDLHELAYNLWHSWNPAAQRIFQELSPFFWEDTNHNAVEVMNWISGPELKGRLQNPDFFTRVAAVCKSYRDYMKPKGTWADKHATALKHAPVAYFSAEFGLHESLRIYSGGLGILAGDHAKSASDLGLPLYGISIFYRQGYFRQQTSNEGWQQEFYPTFDPARLPLRPVNDKKGNRIICSVPIGNTNVDFQAWAVGVGRVTLFLLDTNLPQNSQFYRDLSAHVYGGDQVNRIGQEILLGIGGVRLMRKLGINPSIFHMNEGHSAFLTLELLREQLQAKKPLVEAQAFVKKHCVFTTHTPVPAGHDKFDRGLMEAHLGPFASSMGMSIDDMMAYGRVHQESPGEGFTMTVLALKMCRVANGVSELHGRVSQEMWKDLYPDIQVSKVPIGAVTNGVHITGWTSPTASQFWSTQLGPKWIEKFRDGKYWKETLESKKLSDAELWGLRTALRRELVEFARRRLREQNLRHNTNDVAMYDNILSPDVFTIGFARRFATYKRAPLLFRDLGWAIKVLTDKEKPVQIIFAGKAHPRDDAGKHFIQEIINITKRVDLFGRVVFVEDYDINVAKYLVSGADVWLNTPRRPMEACGTSGMKVMMHGGLNLSTMDGWWREAYDGENGWKIGEDTTASSDQLQDDLDAASLRAVLENQVIPLFYDRGKDGIPHNWLKRVRHAMASLVPVFNTDRMVVDYTQKMYLPEGSKRK, encoded by the coding sequence ATCGATCAAGCGATCCAGGATCTTCATGAACTCGCCTACAACCTGTGGCATTCATGGAATCCAGCCGCACAGCGGATATTTCAGGAGCTCTCCCCCTTCTTCTGGGAAGACACCAACCACAATGCCGTGGAGGTGATGAACTGGATCTCCGGACCGGAGCTCAAAGGTCGACTGCAGAATCCGGATTTCTTTACCCGGGTTGCAGCGGTCTGCAAAAGTTACCGTGATTACATGAAACCCAAGGGCACCTGGGCCGACAAACACGCAACAGCCCTGAAGCATGCCCCCGTTGCGTATTTCAGCGCCGAGTTCGGCTTGCATGAAAGCCTCCGCATTTACTCCGGCGGCCTCGGCATCCTTGCCGGCGACCACGCGAAATCCGCCAGCGACCTCGGCCTCCCCCTCTACGGCATCAGCATCTTCTACCGTCAGGGATACTTCCGCCAGCAGACCAGCAACGAGGGGTGGCAGCAGGAATTCTACCCGACCTTCGATCCTGCCCGGCTGCCGCTCCGCCCGGTGAACGACAAGAAGGGGAACCGGATCATCTGCAGCGTGCCGATCGGCAATACAAATGTTGACTTCCAGGCCTGGGCAGTTGGGGTCGGACGCGTGACACTCTTTCTGCTCGACACCAACCTGCCGCAGAACAGCCAGTTCTACCGCGATCTCTCCGCCCACGTCTACGGGGGCGATCAGGTGAACCGCATCGGGCAGGAGATCCTGCTCGGCATCGGCGGTGTGCGGCTGATGCGCAAACTCGGTATCAACCCCTCGATCTTCCACATGAACGAGGGACACTCAGCATTCCTGACGCTGGAACTCTTGCGCGAGCAACTGCAGGCGAAAAAGCCCCTCGTGGAAGCACAGGCGTTCGTCAAGAAGCACTGCGTGTTCACGACCCACACTCCTGTACCGGCCGGCCACGACAAGTTCGACCGCGGACTGATGGAAGCGCATCTCGGCCCGTTCGCGTCCAGCATGGGAATGTCCATCGACGATATGATGGCCTATGGCCGCGTCCACCAGGAAAGCCCCGGCGAAGGGTTCACGATGACGGTCCTCGCGCTCAAGATGTGCCGCGTGGCGAACGGCGTGAGCGAGTTGCATGGCCGGGTGAGCCAGGAGATGTGGAAAGACCTGTACCCCGACATCCAGGTCAGTAAGGTGCCGATCGGGGCGGTCACCAATGGCGTCCACATCACCGGCTGGACATCTCCGACCGCATCGCAGTTCTGGTCCACCCAGCTCGGCCCGAAGTGGATCGAGAAGTTCCGCGACGGAAAATACTGGAAGGAGACCCTCGAATCCAAGAAGCTCTCCGACGCAGAACTGTGGGGGCTGCGCACGGCATTGCGCCGCGAGCTCGTGGAATTCGCACGCCGGCGCCTGCGGGAACAGAACCTGCGCCACAACACGAATGACGTGGCAATGTACGACAACATCCTGTCGCCGGATGTGTTCACGATCGGGTTCGCACGCCGCTTCGCCACATACAAGCGTGCGCCCCTCCTGTTCAGGGACCTCGGCTGGGCCATCAAGGTGCTCACGGATAAAGAGAAGCCGGTCCAGATCATCTTCGCAGGAAAGGCACATCCACGGGATGATGCCGGCAAGCATTTCATCCAGGAGATCATCAACATCACGAAACGCGTGGACCTCTTCGGCCGTGTGGTGTTCGTCGAGGACTACGACATCAACGTCGCGAAATACCTCGTATCAGGCGCCGACGTCTGGCTCAACACACCGCGCCGGCCGATGGAAGCCTGCGGTACCAGCGGCATGAAGGTCATGATGCATGGAGGCCTGAACCTCAGCACCATGGACGGATGGTGGCGTGAAGCGTACGATGGAGAGAATGGCTGGAAGATCGGCGAGGATACAACAGCGAGTTCGGACCAACTGCAGGACGATCTCGATGCCGCTTCGCTGCGCGCCGTGCTCGAGAACCAGGTCATCCCGCTCTTCTACGACCGCGGGAAGGACGGCATTCCCCACAATTGGCTGAAACGCGTCCGCCATGCCATGGCCTCCCTTGTCCCGGTCTTCAATACGGACCGGATGGTGGTGGACTATACACAGAAGATGTACCTGCCCGAAGGGTCGAAGCGCAAGTAG
- a CDS encoding NAD(P)/FAD-dependent oxidoreductase — protein sequence MLTRDARRAIVRRLKEWPLGRVAHVPIERGEVTAGGIALNEVDPRTMRSRIVKGLYPCGEVLDIAGPIGGYNLQAAFSTGYVAGETAALDHNEF from the coding sequence GTGCTCACACGGGATGCGCGAAGGGCGATCGTACGAAGGTTGAAGGAGTGGCCGCTGGGCCGGGTAGCACATGTGCCGATCGAGCGGGGAGAGGTCACGGCGGGCGGGATCGCATTGAACGAAGTGGATCCCCGCACGATGCGGTCACGGATCGTGAAAGGACTGTATCCCTGTGGCGAGGTGCTCGACATCGCCGGGCCGATCGGGGGATACAACCTGCAGGCGGCGTTCTCGACCGGCTACGTTGCCGGAGAGACCGCCGCCCTTGATCACAACGAATTCTGA
- a CDS encoding aminoacetone oxidase family FAD-binding enzyme has translation MTPPIVIIGAGGAGIIAAWKASACGASVIILERNGRAGTKILISGGGKCNITHAGTRDDVLRAFIPAEARFLKPAMHRFTNDDIVKLLNDKGISTETRENGRVFPMYGMAKDVMRVLNGLLDHERIRVRHHTRVNGIQAVDGAVTGVLCDDGVIPASQVILATGGSSYPKTGTTGDGYRWAASLGHTVVPLRAALAPIQVQPALPRAWQGISFRDCRLSAVQNGKRLAAWDGDVLFTHEGLSGPCALEISRAAAAAQEKAPVSIVADLFPGLEFEHLDHELGRVVQEHRQRAIGTVLDAWLPNRLVDAFLGGSM, from the coding sequence ATGACACCTCCCATAGTCATTATCGGCGCCGGCGGCGCCGGCATTATAGCTGCATGGAAAGCATCTGCATGTGGCGCATCTGTGATCATACTCGAGCGGAATGGCCGCGCGGGGACCAAGATCCTCATTTCCGGCGGCGGAAAATGCAATATCACGCATGCAGGCACGCGGGATGATGTTCTTCGTGCATTCATTCCTGCCGAAGCACGCTTCCTGAAGCCGGCGATGCACCGCTTCACGAATGATGATATTGTCAAACTGCTGAACGATAAGGGGATTAGCACAGAGACCAGAGAAAATGGTCGAGTGTTCCCCATGTATGGTATGGCAAAAGACGTCATGCGTGTTCTCAATGGATTGCTTGACCACGAGCGCATTCGCGTGCGGCACCATACGCGCGTCAACGGCATCCAGGCCGTGGATGGCGCAGTTACCGGTGTCCTCTGCGACGATGGCGTGATCCCGGCCAGCCAGGTCATCCTTGCAACGGGGGGATCGTCCTACCCGAAGACCGGCACGACAGGCGACGGATATCGATGGGCCGCATCCCTGGGTCACACGGTCGTGCCCCTGCGGGCTGCATTGGCGCCGATACAGGTGCAGCCGGCTCTTCCCCGGGCCTGGCAGGGGATCTCGTTCCGTGACTGCCGTCTTTCCGCGGTGCAGAACGGAAAGCGTCTCGCCGCATGGGACGGCGACGTCCTCTTCACCCACGAAGGGTTGTCGGGGCCGTGCGCGCTGGAGATCAGCAGGGCAGCCGCGGCAGCGCAGGAGAAGGCACCCGTCTCGATCGTGGCAGACCTCTTTCCCGGCCTTGAGTTCGAACACCTGGACCATGAATTGGGCCGCGTCGTGCAGGAGCACAGGCAGCGTGCCATTGGTACGGTCCTGGATGCATGGCTTCCGAACCGCCTTGTGGATGCATTCCTGGGGGGATCGATGTAG
- a CDS encoding carboxypeptidase-like regulatory domain-containing protein, whose protein sequence is MTWQISLLLLCITVSATGEERHALHGRIADRTTGEPLPAAHVRILNSSRGTITGSAGGYALQLEPGNYRVVVRMLGYRPDTSLVSIHGDIRHDVLLDPSDIVLPEVLVTSEDPAVEIIRRAIAAKRAWISRLTSFQSNGFTRQVLLRDTSIASITESFTTVYWQQGDTLREVVKQRRQTENVKSSFNFASVGQIVNFNEDDVRFLGYTFVGPTSVDALDYYAYKLLRTEKNRGHDIYVIQMTPRSRTTPMFNGTIRIADVSYALMGVDVVPNEVFAIPFVKSLKVRYRQQFSLEQEEFWLPADIRIDGHAKISVAGFSFPAIGFQQSSILSDYAINPSLPDSIFRRPRLTVDSSAVRLDSTFWKANDVLPLSPEEKIAYASLDSTRTLAVQFRPGGISATIGGDGGTAASVLSFLDLSFNRVEGFHLGVKYENERILPLLGIDAGFAYGLSDKRTKYRLGVTVFTSAAHHLGFGAEIYRTTDHRPGGDDYGTIANSVTSLLSRNDYHDYHEAEGWKGFVRFSSGRRLTAQLSLINEDHRAVGNRTSFSLFARSRSYRENPRVPEGTLRGFQVRARIGNPPVPLDMIRTNALELSVEHSTPALLSSSYDFTRYEAHGTLVIPTFAPGLLFRPDLTLMVSAGDLRGTQVPIQRLFNIESSSSGYGPSGVMRSMDVKEYGGTGYLAVHAEHNFRALPFLALGIPFLYENNIEFLMHGGAARTWSTGRTVNPFRTGWFSEIGFGFNRIFDILRADLSWRLNEPRPVRITLGVVRIL, encoded by the coding sequence GTGACGTGGCAGATATCCCTGCTCCTTCTCTGTATCACCGTGTCTGCCACGGGCGAAGAACGTCATGCGTTGCACGGGCGGATCGCCGACCGCACAACGGGTGAACCCCTTCCCGCTGCTCATGTCCGTATCCTGAATTCATCGCGCGGCACCATCACCGGCAGCGCCGGCGGCTATGCACTGCAGCTCGAACCGGGCAACTATCGGGTGGTCGTCCGCATGCTCGGGTACCGCCCCGATACATCCCTGGTCTCTATCCACGGCGACATCCGCCACGACGTTCTGCTCGATCCCTCCGATATCGTCCTCCCCGAGGTCCTCGTCACATCGGAGGATCCGGCGGTGGAGATCATCCGGCGGGCTATCGCCGCAAAGAGGGCATGGATCAGCCGGCTCACCTCGTTCCAGTCCAACGGATTCACACGGCAGGTCCTTCTCCGCGATACCAGCATCGCCAGTATCACCGAGTCCTTCACCACCGTGTACTGGCAACAGGGCGATACGCTTCGCGAGGTGGTGAAACAACGGCGACAAACCGAGAACGTGAAAAGCTCCTTCAACTTCGCCTCTGTCGGCCAGATCGTCAATTTCAACGAGGATGACGTCCGTTTCCTCGGCTATACCTTTGTCGGCCCCACTTCCGTCGATGCGCTCGACTACTACGCGTACAAGCTCCTGCGCACGGAGAAGAACCGGGGGCACGATATCTATGTCATCCAGATGACACCCCGGAGCCGCACCACGCCGATGTTCAACGGCACCATCCGCATCGCCGATGTTTCCTATGCTCTGATGGGCGTCGATGTGGTCCCCAATGAAGTGTTCGCGATCCCGTTCGTCAAGTCGCTGAAGGTCCGCTATCGTCAGCAGTTCTCCCTGGAACAGGAAGAGTTCTGGTTGCCGGCGGATATCCGGATCGATGGACACGCGAAGATCAGTGTTGCCGGCTTCTCCTTCCCGGCCATCGGCTTCCAACAGTCCTCGATCCTGTCCGACTATGCCATCAATCCATCCCTGCCGGACAGCATCTTCCGCCGCCCACGCCTTACCGTGGATTCATCGGCTGTCCGACTCGATTCGACGTTCTGGAAAGCGAACGACGTCCTCCCTCTCTCCCCCGAAGAAAAGATCGCCTACGCATCGCTGGACAGCACCAGGACACTGGCCGTTCAGTTCCGGCCGGGCGGTATCTCGGCCACCATCGGCGGCGATGGCGGAACCGCGGCTTCCGTGCTCTCATTCCTGGATCTCTCCTTCAACCGTGTGGAGGGATTCCACCTCGGCGTGAAGTACGAGAACGAGCGCATCCTGCCACTCCTCGGGATCGACGCTGGATTCGCGTACGGGCTCTCGGACAAACGCACGAAGTATCGCCTGGGCGTAACGGTATTTACCTCCGCCGCACACCATCTCGGGTTCGGCGCGGAGATCTACCGGACGACGGACCACCGCCCTGGCGGCGACGACTATGGCACGATCGCAAACTCGGTCACGTCCCTCCTCTCACGGAACGATTACCATGACTATCACGAAGCCGAAGGATGGAAGGGCTTCGTACGGTTTTCCTCCGGACGAAGGCTGACGGCGCAGCTTTCCCTCATCAATGAGGACCATCGCGCCGTGGGGAACAGGACATCGTTTTCGCTGTTCGCGCGCTCGCGTTCCTACCGGGAAAACCCCCGTGTGCCGGAGGGTACCCTCCGGGGATTCCAGGTCCGGGCACGCATCGGTAACCCGCCCGTGCCGCTTGACATGATCAGAACCAACGCGCTGGAATTGTCCGTCGAACATTCGACCCCGGCACTCCTCTCGAGTTCGTACGACTTCACGCGCTACGAAGCACATGGCACACTGGTGATCCCGACGTTCGCACCGGGCCTTCTCTTCCGTCCGGACCTCACGCTGATGGTCTCCGCAGGCGATCTCCGCGGAACACAGGTACCCATCCAGCGCCTGTTCAACATCGAATCTTCGTCCAGCGGCTACGGACCGTCAGGGGTCATGCGCAGCATGGACGTGAAAGAGTACGGCGGAACCGGCTATCTCGCTGTGCACGCCGAGCACAACTTCCGTGCGTTGCCATTCCTTGCCCTGGGCATTCCGTTCCTGTACGAGAATAACATCGAGTTCCTGATGCATGGTGGCGCCGCACGGACTTGGTCGACCGGCCGTACCGTGAATCCGTTCAGGACCGGCTGGTTCTCGGAGATCGGCTTCGGGTTCAATCGGATCTTCGACATTCTGCGTGCCGATCTTTCCTGGCGGCTCAACGAACCCCGGCCTGTGCGCATCACACTGGGTGTTGTCCGCATCCTGTAG